The sequence AGGTCAGAATTAGCACTGGACGCCGCCCGTAGGCGTCACTCACGGCCCCCAGCACTGGGCTGGAGAAGAACGAAAGCAGCGCGAACAGCGCCGCCAGCCAGCCGATCACGGTGGTCTGCTGTCGCGCATCCGGGACGTATTGCGCGACGATAAAGGGCAGTACCGGGAACACCAACGACATGCCCACCGAAAAGAGAAAGGCCGTAACCAGTAGAAAAAGCAGGGGAGAACGCTTCATGCCCTGGAGGCTAGCGAGACAACCCACCTTCAGAATTGTAAAAACGCGACGACCTGAGAAACCGCCTGGCCGTCAATCTTCCTCGTCTCCTCCCGTCCAACGGCGCTCAATCTGCCGGACGAAGGCGCTAGGGGTCATCAGACTCATGGTCTTGAATTCCCGCGTCAGGTGAGACTGGTCCGTAAAGCCCAGATCATAAGCCAGAGTCGTCAACTGTCCTGCTGAGCCGAGGCGCAGTCCCTCAACCACCGCGTCAAACCGGATGGCGCGGGCCAGCATCTTGGGAGAGACCCCCAGTTCTGTCTGAAAAGCGCGTTCCAGTTGCCGGGAACTGAGGTTCATCTCCTCGGCCAGCAGGCCAATATTTGCCTGCCCGGGCGTGCTGTACAGGATTCTGGCGGCCTGCACGCCCTTTCTCGGTTCGCGACCGTACTGCGCGAGGAGTCGCAGCAACCAGTCTTGCAAAGTGCCCAGCGCCCCCTCCCAGTCGCTCAGCGTGAGCAGGGCGCGGATGGCCTGCGCTTCCAGAGCCTGCGCCAGGTGATCAGGGTGTTCCAGGGCCCAGCTGAAGAGCTGCTGCACCGTCCAGGGGTAGAGTTCCGCCGCCAGCCGCTGGAAACACCCCTGGGTGGTGATGCGGCGTGACTGCACACTTAAGGGTTGCAAGGCCCCCGCTGGAGCGGCTGTCCACAGCCCACCTGTTCCCAGTTGCCAGGAGTTGGCGCTGCAAAAGTCGAGATACCAGACGTGCTGCGGAAACTGTTGATGTTCCTGTGCCTGCGGGTCGGTCGGCCCCTCGAACTGCCAGAAACGCCGCACGGCCTCACGCAGGCGGGGGTCGGGCGTCAAGGGGCG comes from Deinococcus betulae and encodes:
- a CDS encoding AraC family transcriptional regulator, with product MFARPLTPDPRLREAVRRFWQFEGPTDPQAQEHQQFPQHVWYLDFCSANSWQLGTGGLWTAAPAGALQPLSVQSRRITTQGCFQRLAAELYPWTVQQLFSWALEHPDHLAQALEAQAIRALLTLSDWEGALGTLQDWLLRLLAQYGREPRKGVQAARILYSTPGQANIGLLAEEMNLSSRQLERAFQTELGVSPKMLARAIRFDAVVEGLRLGSAGQLTTLAYDLGFTDQSHLTREFKTMSLMTPSAFVRQIERRWTGGDEED